A part of Drosophila bipectinata strain 14024-0381.07 chromosome 3L, DbipHiC1v2, whole genome shotgun sequence genomic DNA contains:
- the eRF1 gene encoding eukaryotic peptide chain release factor subunit 1 isoform X1, with amino-acid sequence MSGEETSADRNVEIWKIKKLIKSLEMARGNGTSMISLIIPPKDQISRVSKMLADEFGTASNIKSRVNRLSVLGAITSVQHRLKLYTKVPPNGLVIYCGTIVTEEGKEKKVNIDFEPFKPINTSLYLCDNKFHTEALTALLADDNKFGFIVMDGNGALFGTLQGNTREVLHKFTVDLPKKHGRGGQSALRFARLRMEKRHNYVRKVAEVATQLFITNDKPNIAGLILAGSADFKTELSQSDMFDPRLQSKVIKLVDVSYGGENGFNQAIELAAESLQNVKFIQEKKLIGRYFDEISQDTGKYCFGVEDTLRALELGSVETLICWENLDIQRYVLKNHANSTSTTVLHLTPEQEKDKSHFTDKESGVEMELIESQPLLEWLANNYKMFGATLEIITDKSQEGSQFVRGFGGIGGILRYKVDFQSMQLDELDNDCFDLDDY; translated from the exons ATGTCTGGCGAGGAAACGTCTGCCGATCGCAATGTCGAGATCTGGAAAATAAAGAAGCTGATCAAGAGTCTGGAGATGGCGCGCGG CAACGGCACCAGCATGATTTCTTTGATTATTCCGCCAAAAGATCAGATCTCGCGCGTCAGCAAAATGTTGGCCGATGAATTTGGAACGGCCTCGAATATCAAGTCGCGCGTCAACCGTCTGTCCGTCCTCGGTGCCATTACGTCGGTCCAGCACAGACTCAAGTTATACACCAAAG tGCCTCCTAACGGTTTGGTCATCTACTGCGGCACCATTGTCACAGAGGAAGGCAAGGAAAAGAAGGTGAACATAGACTTTGAGCCATTCAAGCCCATCAACACGTCGCTCTACCTCTGCGACAACAAGTTCCACACGGAGGCCCTCACTGCCCTGCTGGCCGACGACAACAAATTCGGCTTCATCGTGATGGACGGTAACGGCGCTCTCTTCGGTACACTCCAGGGTAACACCCGCGAGGTGCTCCACAAGTTCACTGTCGATCTGCCGAAGAAGCACGGACGCGGTGGTCAGTCCGCCCTGCGTTTCGCCCGTCTGCGTATGGAGAAGCGTCACAACTATGTGCGCAAGGTCGCCGAGGTGGCCACCCAGTTGTTCATTACAAACGATAAGCCCAACATTGCCGGTCTCATCCTAGCTGGTAGTGCGGACTTTAAGACCGAGCTCAGTCAGTCTGATATGTTTGATCCT CGATTGCAATCGAAAGTAATCAAGCTTGTGGATGTGTCTTATGGTGGCGAGAACGGATTTAACCAAGCCATTGAACTGGCAGCCGAGTCCTTGCAAAATGTCAAATTCATTCAGGAGAAGAAGCTCATTGGTCGTTACTTTGATGAAATTTCTCAG GACACTGGCAAATACTGTTTCGGCGTGGAGGATACCTTGCGGGCACTGGAACTTGGCTCGGTGGAGACACTGATTTGCTGGGAAAACCTCGACATTCAACGATATGTTCTCAAGAATCATGCCAACTCGACGTCAACGACAGTATTACATTTGACGCCGGAGCAGGAAAAGGACAAGTCGCACTTCACTGACAAGGAG AGCGGGGTGGAGATGGAACTGATCGAGTCTCAGCCGCTGCTCGAGTGGCTGGCAAACAACTACAAAATGTTCGGCGCCACACTGGAGATTATCACGGACAAGTCCCAGGAGGGTAGCCAGTTCGTGCGAGGTTTCGGTGGAATCGGCG GTATCTTACGCTACAAGGTTGACTTCCAGAGTATGCAGCTCGACGAACTGGACAATGATTGCTTCGACCTAGATGATTACTAG
- the LOC108126430 gene encoding serine protease inhibitor 77Ba-like produces the protein MLQITERTILWLPLVLIVAVLCSAQQQYPALSVGNPLEALTDRGAFQQGPTHVQSVRSNFEDDTLRTISQGVQEFALDILQRISAQVQKNNRDFMISPFSIWSLMVLLYEGSSGETYNQLRRALRINVEDEKLRGVYQIWSSFLNTNTPTVEVASLQAVYTDISAPINTGYRSIIKNYNVQPMEVDFYKEDTVHLINDATNRTTRGLIPYTVLPQDIYGAKMFLLSSLFFKGQWKFPFNQTLTRMENFYNENDEVVGQVSMMVQEANFAYASNIEGLDGYVLELPYGTQDRLAMIVVLPKRGFKLNDVANNLKTIGLSPILQRLAAFKARASEDNEVEVMMPKFETTTDFTLKGILGQMGIVDLFDENTANLSRMASGLFAKICIHSTKIIVDEQGTTAGAVTQASLINKATPPKFLLNKPFQYMIVEKATNLLLFAGQVRNPHTP, from the exons ATGCTTCAAATAACag AACGCACTATTTTATGGCTCCCATTAGTTCTAATAGTGGCTGTTTTATGCTCGGCCCAGCAGCAATATCCAGCACTATCGGTGGGCAATCCTCTGGAGGCGCTCACAGATCGCGGCGCCTTCCAACAAGGACCCACTCACGTCCAGTCGGTGAGGAGTAACTTCGAGGACGACACCTTGCGAACCATTTCACAGGGAGTTCAGGAGTTCGCTCTCGATATCCTGCAGCGCATATCGGCCCAGGTGCAAAAGAACAATAGGGACTTTATGATATCGCCCTTCTCGATCTGGTCGCTCATGGTGCTGCTCTATGAGGGCTCCAGCGGAGAGACCTACAACCAGCTACGTCGTGCCCTGCGCATCAATGTCGAAGACGAGAAGCTGCGCGGGGTCTACCAGATATGGAGCTCCTTCCTCAA CACAAATACCCCCACCGTAGAGGTCGCCTCCCTACAGGCTGTTTACACGGATATCTCGGCGCCGATAAACACCGGCTACCGCTCTATTATCAAGAACTACAATGTGCAGCCCATGGAGGTGGACTTCTACAAAGAGGACACAGTGCATCTGATCAACGACGCCACAAACCGCACTACCAGAGGACTCATCCCCTACACCGTACTGCCGCAGGACATTTATGGAGCCAAGATGTTCCTACTCTCCTCCCTCTTCTTCAAGGGCCAGTGGAAG TTTCCTTTTAACCAAACCCTGACCAGAATGGAGAACTTCTACAACGAAAACGACGAGGTGGTCGGCCAAGTATCTATGATGGTGCAGGAGGCCAACTTCGCCTACGCTTCCAACATCGAGGGCCTGGACGGCTATGTCCTGGAGCTGCCCTACGGCACTCAGGACAGGCTGGCCATGATCGTGGTGCTGCCCAAGCGCGGCTTCAAGCTCAACGACGTGGCCAACAACCTCAAGACGATAGGTTTGTCGCCGATCCTGCAGCGTCTGGCAGCTTTCAAGGCACGGGCTTCCGAGGACAATGAGGTGGAGGTCATGATGCCCAAGTTTGAGACGACGACGGACTTTACACTCAAGGGCATCCTTGGGCAG ATGGGCATTGTGGATCTGTTCGATGAGAACACCGCCAACCTGAGCCGCATGGCCAGCGGATTGTTTGCCAAGATCTGCATCCACTCCACCAAGATCATTGTCGACGAGCAGGGCACCACGGCCGGTGCTGTGACACAAGCTTCGCTTATCAACAAGGCGACGCCTCCGAAATTCCTGCTGAACAAGCCCTTCCAGTACATGATCGTGGAGAAGGCCACCAACCTGCTTCTCTTTGCCGGCCAAGTGCGAAACCCACATACCCCATAG
- the LOC108126168 gene encoding phospholipase A1 1 — translation MRILCAVIILFHLHVALPENTTENAESRAARSWWDAVPRIFTDIFTMKANALTAAPLEWASNTIDAICSSTLVIGRVPPQISPDIRKMHFQYMTPCQNYSVPLLEASKLWRHTRFSKGRKVVILATGWTNTVNESSAISMMSKAFMCRQDVNFVIVDAADYVDTLYSWSALNTDLIGEHIGVGLTHLIELTPLRNIHLIGHSLGAHIMGTAGRTFKRLTGKLIPRITGLDPAKPCFRRENILPGLSKGDAKLVDVIHTNMGILAKRGPLGDVDFYPGGAHPIQPGCLTIGCSHTRAVEYFAESAYPGQEKNFLGHKCESWEKLRRRECLAGTISPMGYEINRQARGIYYVDVNGWPPYGRNAARNIDPRSRTCYLCRQT, via the exons ATGCGGATTCTTTGTGCGGTGATTATCCTTTTCCATCTACATGTGGCCCTCCCTGAAAACACAACTGAGAATGCAGAGAGCCGAGCAGCCAGAAGCTGGTGGGATGCAGTTCCTCGGATTTTCACTGACATCTTCACCATGAAGGCGAATGCCCTCACAGCTGCTCCACTCGAGTGGGCCTCCAATACAATTGATGCCATAT GTTCATCTACCCTTGTTATAGGCAGAGTTCCCCCTCAGATATCTCCGGATATAAGGAAAATGCACTTCCAGTACATGACTCCGTGTCAGAACTACAGTGTCCCGCTGCTGGAGGCCTCGAAGCTGTGGAGGCATACGAGGTTTTCCAAGGGACGCAAGGTTGTGATCCTGGCAACCGGTTGGACCAACACCGTCAACGAATCCTCCGCCATTTCGATGATGTCCAAGGCCTTTATGTGTCGACAGGATGTTAATTTTGTG ATTGTGGATGCGGCCGACTACGTGGATACCCTCTACTCTTGGTCTGCTCTCAACACGGATTTAATTGGTGAGCATATCGGCGTGGGTCTAACCCATCTGATAGAGCTCACTCCCCTGCGAAATATCCACCTAATTG GCCATTCCTTGGGAGCTCACATCATGGGCACTGCTGGGAGGACCTTCAAAAGGCTTACTGGAAAGCTGATTCCTAGGATTACCGGCTTGGATCCCGCCAAACCTTGCTTTAGAAGGGAGAACATCTTGCCGGGGCTTTCGAAGGGTGATGCCAAGCTTGTTGACGTTATCCACACCAACATGGGCATTCTGGCAAAGCGTGGTCCCCTGGGCGATGTGGACTTCTATCCCGGTGGAGCTCATCCTATTCAACCGGGTTGCTTGACCATTGGCTGTTCGCACACACGAGCGGTGGAGTACTTTGCGGAGAGCGCCTATCCTGGTCAGGAGAAAAACTTTCTGGGCCACAAATGCGAGTCCTGGGAGAAGCTTCGGAGGAGAGAATGCCTTGCAGGAACCATTTCCCCAATGGGCTACGAAATAAATCGCCAGGCCCGAGGCATCTACTATGTTGATGTCAATGGCTGGCCTCCTTATGGACGAAATGCTGCCCGAAACATTGATCCCAGATCGAGGACCTGCTATCTGTGTCGGCAAACTTAA
- the kin17 gene encoding DNA/RNA-binding protein KIN17 — MGKAEVGTPKYLANKMKAKGLQKLRWYCQMCEKQCRDENGFKCHTMSESHQRQLLLFADNPGKFLHSFSKEFSDGYMELLRRRFGTKRTNANKIYQEYIAHKEHIHMNATRWLTLSDYVKWLGRTGQVIADETEKGWFVTYIDRSPEAMERQAKADRKEKMEKDDEERMTDFIEKQIKKAKAKEGEDESGQEKFTELKREENEPLKLDIRLEKKFQPESVLGKSALTSKRSASEVDEKVFKKPKSISGDRDRDREGSQSRSALDEIIKQEEAKKERANRKDYWLHKDIVVKFISKSMGDKFFKQKAVVQEVIEKYQAKIKFLDTGEKLKVDQAHLETVIPALDKPVMVVNGAYRGSEAILRKLDERKFSVSVEILHGPLKGRIVDNVQYEDISKLY, encoded by the exons ATGGGCAAAGCTGAGGTGGGTACGCCAAAGTACCTGGCCAACAAGATGAAGGCCAAGGGCTTGCAGAAGCTGCGCTGGTACTGCCAGATGTGTGAGAAACAGTGCAGGGATGAGAACGGCTTCAAGTGCCACACGATGAGCGAATCCCACCAGCGGCAACTGCTCCTCTTTGCGGATAATCCTGGAAAATTCCTGCACAGCTTCAGCAAGGAGTTCTCTGACGGCTACATGGAGCTACTGCGTCGGAGATTCGGCACAAAGCGTACGAACGCTAACAAGATCTACCAGGAGTACATTGCCCACAAGGAACACATCCATATGAACGCCACCCGCTGGCTAACTTTATCCGACTACGTTAAGTGGCTCGGGCGGACGGGTCAGGTGATAGCCGATGAAACGGAGAAGGGCTGGTTTGTGACCTACATCGACCGCAGCCCGGAGGCGATGGAGCGCCAGGCGAAGGCCGATCGAAAGGAGAAAATGGAGAAGGACGACGAGGAGCGAATGACCGACTTTATCGAAAAACAGATCAAGAAGGCCAAGGCCAAAGAGGGCGAAGATGAGTCTGGGCAGGAAAAGTTCACGGAACTGAAACGAGAAGAGAACGAACCTCTGAAGCTGGACATCCGCCTGGAAAAGAAGTTCCAACCCGAATCAGTCCTTGGCAAATCCGCCCTGACGTCCAAGAGATCTGCCTCCGAAGTAGATGAAAAAGTCTTCAAAAAACCCAAATCTATCTCGGGAGATAGGGACCGGGACAGGGAAGGCAGCCAATCCCGGTCAGCGTTGGACGAAATAATCAAGCAGGAGGAGGCAAAGAAGGAGCGGGCCAATCGCAAGGACTACTGGCTGCACAAGGACATTGTCGTTAAGTTCATTTCCAAGTCGATGGGCGACAAGTTCTTCAAACAGAAGGCGGTAGTCCAGGAGGTGATAGAAAAGTATCAGGCCAAAATAAAGTTCTTGGATACGGGAGAGAAGTTGAAAGTAGATCAG GCACATTTGGAAACTGTGATACCAGCATTGGACAAGCCTGTTATGGTCGTTAACGGAGCCTATCGGGGCTCCGAGGCGATACTAAGGAAACTAGACGAACGTAAATTTTCAGTTAGCGTGGAGATCCTACATGGTCCTCTGAAAGGACGAATTGTGGATAATGTACAATATGAGGATATATCTAAGTTGTACTGA
- the LOC108126386 gene encoding cysteine sulfinic acid decarboxylase translates to MSASQDHSTTINQIRDGLMDDWNVLENVFRLLQREDTFCVDPEKWGQHTIVPFLQPDQLKERINLKVRETENPSLAEIEKLCQEVIHYSVKTSHGRFHNQLFGQLDPFGLAGSLITEAMNGSSYTYEIAPVFSLIETELISTMCRLAGYKNGDGIFSPGGSTSNMYGLVLARYKFAPSVKTAGMFGMKPLVLFTSDQSHYSFVKAANWLGLGSDNCVSVKTNERGQMRLDDLEAKIVEAKARGGQPFFVNCTAGTTVLGAFDDINGAADVAERHGLWLHVDACLGGAILLSHKNRSLLAGLERANSFAWNPHKSLGVPMQCSLFLTREQDRLLERCNSTEAHYLFQQDKFYDVSYDTGNKSVQCGRKIDAFKFWLMLKARGYGKYGHLIDHAIDMSRLLEDKVRQRSDRFRLVLQRHEYSNVSFWYIPKAMRVTQKEETPEWWERLSTVAPKIKEQMIYSGSLMVGYSPLKSQNLGNFFRMVLTCFPVLKSEELDFILDEIERLGEKIVV, encoded by the exons ATGTCTGCCTCCCAGGATCACTCCACAACGATTAACCAAATCCGCGATGGTCTCATGGACGATTGGAATGTCCTGGAGAACGTCTTCCGGCTGCTCCAACGGGAGGACACCTTTTGCGTGGATCCCGAGAAGTGGGGCCAGCACACAATAGTGCCTTTCCTACAGCCGGACCAGCTGAAG GAACGGATTAATCTTAAAGTCCGGGAGACGGAAAATCCTAGTCTAGCCGAAATCGAAAAGCTGTGTCAGGAGGTCATCCATTATTCTGTGAAAACCTCGCACGGGCGCTTCCATAATCAGCTCTTTGGACAGCTCGATCCCTTCGGATTGGCGGGATCATTGATCACCGAGGCCATGAACGGAAGCTC GTATACCTACGAAATCGCACCCGTTTTCAGCCTGATTGAAACGGAACTGATCTCGACGATGTGCCGGTTGGCAGGTTACAAGAACGGTGATGGAATCTTTAGTCCCGGTGGCTCCACTTCCAACATGTACGGCCTGGTTCTGGCCCGCTACAAGTTTGCTCCCTCCGTGAAAACAGCCGGAATGTTCGGAATGAAGCCGCTGGTGCTCTTCACATCCGATCAGTCGCACTACAGCTTCGTCAAGGCGGCCAACTGGCTGGGATTGGGCAGCGACAATTGCGTGTCAGTCAAGACCAATGAACGGGGTCAAATGCGGTTGGATGACCTGGAGGCCAAGATTGTGGAGGCGAAAGCTCGCGGCGGACAGCCGTTCTTCGTCAATTGTACTGCGGGTACCACTGTACTGGGGGCCTTCGATGACATCAACGGGGCAGCTGATGTGGCGGAACGTCATGGTCTGTGGCTCCATGTGGACGCTTGTCTCGGAGGAGCCATCCTTCTCTCCCATAAGAATAGATCTCTGTTGGCTGGCCTCGAAAGGGCCAACTCCTTTGCCTGGAATCCCCACAAGTCGCTGGGAGTACCGATGCAGTGCTCGCTCTTTCTCACCCGGGAGCAGGATCGCCTTCTAGAGAGATGCAACAGCACGGAGGCGCATTATCTGTTCCAGCAGGACAAGTTCTACGACGTTTCCTACGACACCGGCAACAAGAGCGTCCAGTGCGGTCGCAAAATAGACGCCTTTAAGTTCTGGCTGATGCTGAAGGCCCGTGGATACGGAAAGTACGGTCACCTGATAGACCATGCCATTGACATGTCCAGGTTGCTGGAGGATAAAGTGCGCCAGCGCAGCGACCGCTTCCGGTTGGTGCTCCAGCGGCATGAATACTCCAACGTCAGCTTCTGGTACATCCCGAAGGCGATGCGGGTGACTCAAAAGGAGGAGACACCTGAGTGGTGGGAGCGCCTTTCCACG GTGGCTCCGAAGATTAAAGAGCAGATGATTTATAGTGGATCTCTGATGGTTGGTTATTCGCCTCTAAAGTCCCAAAATTTGGGCAACTTTTTCCGCATGGTCTTGACTTGTTTCCCCGTCCTAAAAAGTGAAGAGTTGGACTTCATCTTGGACGAGATTGAGAGATTAGGAGAGAAAATTGttgtataa
- the Rbbp5 gene encoding retinoblastoma-binding protein 5 homolog: MTVKKKTVNKMNLELLESFGQNYPEEFDGSLDCISLAVTCAFNKYGTLLAVGCNDGRIVIWDFLTRGIAKIISAHVHPVCSLSWTRNGHKLLSASTDNNVCIWDVLSGELEHKYRFPSPVLKVQFDPRNDNRLLVCPMRYAAVLVEIGGTHRCLPVDSDGDLNIVASFDRRGKHIYTGNAKGKILVLDVETFEVVASFRIIVGTSSATAVKSIEFARRGDAFLINTSDRVIRVYDSKEIITLGKDGEPEPTQKLQDLVNKTTWKKCCFSGDGEYICAGSARQHALYIWEKSIGNLVKILHGTKGELLLDVVWHPVRPIIASISSGLVSIWAQNQVENWSAFAPDFKELDENVEYDERESEFDISDDDKSVDLNADAQQDEEIEVDVQKVEPVAAFCSSDEEGEDENALQFLPMAPEVEDPEDGWSGQDGFEAGALLLGADPQDLIPRKLYDVSLPDAPTDETHPLISSKASKDKQQPVGGKKGAGRAKK; encoded by the exons ATGACAGTGAAGAAGAAGACTGTCAACAAAATGAATTTGGAGCTGTTAG AATCTTTTGGCCAGAACTACCCAGAGGAGTTTGATGGCTCGCTTGACTGTATTTCCCTAGCAGTGACCTGTGCCTTCAATAAGTATGGAACTCTTCTGGCGGTGGGCTGCAATGATGGCCGCATAGTGATTTGGGATTTTCTGACGCGCGGCATCGCCAAGATTATTTCAGCTCATGTTCATCCAGTCTGCAGTCTTAGTTGGACCAGGAATGGCCACAAA TTGCTCTCTGCATCCACGGACAACAATGTATGCATTTGGGACGTACTCTCCGGCGAGCTGGAACACAAGTACAGGTTTCCGTCGCCGGTTCTCAAGGTCCAGTTCGATCCCCGCAACGATAACCGTCTCTTAGTCTGTCCCATGCGATACGCAGCGGTGTTGGTGGAAATTGGGGGAACTCATCGCTGTCTGCCCGTGGACTCGGAC GGCGACTTGAATATAGTCGCTTCATTCGATCGCCGAGGAAAACATATTTACACTGGAAATGCGAAGGGAAAAATACTGGTCTTGGATGTGGAGACGTTCGAGGTGGTGGCTAGTTTCCGCATCATAGTAGGAACTTCGAGTGCGACAGCTGTTAAGAGCATTGAATTTGCTCGAAGAGGAGA CGCCTTTCTTATCAATACCTCAGACCGAGTCATCCGCGTATACGACTCAAAGGAAATCATTACCCTTGGCAAAGACGGCGAACCGGAGCCCACCCAAAAGTTGCAGGACTTGGTCAACAA AACTACCTGGAAGAAATGCTGTTTCTCCGGCGATGGCGAGTACATTTGCGCGGGAAGTGCTCGACAACATGCTCTCTATATTTGGGAAAAGTCTATTGGAAATCTGGTCAAGATCCTGCACGGCACCAAGGGTGAACTGCTGCTCGACGTTGTGTGGCATCCAGTGCGGCCAATTATTGCCAGCATAAGCTCCGGCCTGGTCTCTATTTGGGCGCAGAACCAAGTGGAGAACTGGTCTGCTTTTGCCCCGGATTTTAAGGAACTTGACGAAAATGTGGAATATGACGAGCGGGAGTCTGAATTCGACATTTCGGACGATGACAAGTCCGTGGACTTGAATGCCGATGCCCAGCAGGATGAGGAGATTGAAGTTGACGTTCAAAAAGTGGAACCGGTAGCCGCCTTTTGTTCTTCGGACGAAGAGGGCGAGGACGAGAATGCGCTACAATTTCTGCCAATGGCCCCGGAAGTGGAGGATCCCGAGGACGGATGGTCGGGTCAGGATGGATTTGAAGCCGGTGCTCTGCTGCTTGGCGCGGATCCCCAGGACTTGATCCCCAGGAAACTCTATGATGTCAGTCTGCCCGATGCCCCCACCGATG AAACCCACCCCCTCATTTCCAGCAAGGCCAGCAAAGACAAACAACAACCAGTTGGCGGCAAAAAGGGCGCCGGTCGAGCCAAGAAATAA
- the eRF1 gene encoding eukaryotic peptide chain release factor subunit 1 isoform X2 produces the protein MSGEETSADRNVEIWKIKKLIKSLEMARGNGTSMISLIIPPKDQISRVSKMLADEFGTASNIKSRVNRLSVLGAITSVQHRLKLYTKVPPNGLVIYCGTIVTEEGKEKKVNIDFEPFKPINTSLYLCDNKFHTEALTALLADDNKFGFIVMDGNGALFGTLQGNTREVLHKFTVDLPKKHGRGGQSALRFARLRMEKRHNYVRKVAEVATQLFITNDKPNIAGLILAGSADFKTELSQSDMFDPRLQSKVIKLVDVSYGGENGFNQAIELAAESLQNVKFIQEKKLIGRYFDEISQDTGKYCFGVEDTLRALELGSVETLICWENLDIQRYVLKNHANSTSTTVLHLTPEQEKDKSHFTDKESGVEMELIESQPLLEWLANNYKMFGATLEIITDKSQEGSQFVRGFGGIGGILRYKVDFQSLQADEPLEDVDLDDY, from the exons ATGTCTGGCGAGGAAACGTCTGCCGATCGCAATGTCGAGATCTGGAAAATAAAGAAGCTGATCAAGAGTCTGGAGATGGCGCGCGG CAACGGCACCAGCATGATTTCTTTGATTATTCCGCCAAAAGATCAGATCTCGCGCGTCAGCAAAATGTTGGCCGATGAATTTGGAACGGCCTCGAATATCAAGTCGCGCGTCAACCGTCTGTCCGTCCTCGGTGCCATTACGTCGGTCCAGCACAGACTCAAGTTATACACCAAAG tGCCTCCTAACGGTTTGGTCATCTACTGCGGCACCATTGTCACAGAGGAAGGCAAGGAAAAGAAGGTGAACATAGACTTTGAGCCATTCAAGCCCATCAACACGTCGCTCTACCTCTGCGACAACAAGTTCCACACGGAGGCCCTCACTGCCCTGCTGGCCGACGACAACAAATTCGGCTTCATCGTGATGGACGGTAACGGCGCTCTCTTCGGTACACTCCAGGGTAACACCCGCGAGGTGCTCCACAAGTTCACTGTCGATCTGCCGAAGAAGCACGGACGCGGTGGTCAGTCCGCCCTGCGTTTCGCCCGTCTGCGTATGGAGAAGCGTCACAACTATGTGCGCAAGGTCGCCGAGGTGGCCACCCAGTTGTTCATTACAAACGATAAGCCCAACATTGCCGGTCTCATCCTAGCTGGTAGTGCGGACTTTAAGACCGAGCTCAGTCAGTCTGATATGTTTGATCCT CGATTGCAATCGAAAGTAATCAAGCTTGTGGATGTGTCTTATGGTGGCGAGAACGGATTTAACCAAGCCATTGAACTGGCAGCCGAGTCCTTGCAAAATGTCAAATTCATTCAGGAGAAGAAGCTCATTGGTCGTTACTTTGATGAAATTTCTCAG GACACTGGCAAATACTGTTTCGGCGTGGAGGATACCTTGCGGGCACTGGAACTTGGCTCGGTGGAGACACTGATTTGCTGGGAAAACCTCGACATTCAACGATATGTTCTCAAGAATCATGCCAACTCGACGTCAACGACAGTATTACATTTGACGCCGGAGCAGGAAAAGGACAAGTCGCACTTCACTGACAAGGAG AGCGGGGTGGAGATGGAACTGATCGAGTCTCAGCCGCTGCTCGAGTGGCTGGCAAACAACTACAAAATGTTCGGCGCCACACTGGAGATTATCACGGACAAGTCCCAGGAGGGTAGCCAGTTCGTGCGAGGTTTCGGTGGAATCGGCG GCATATTGCGCTATAAAGTAGATTTCCAGTCTCTACAGGCCGACGAGCCGCTGGAGGACGTCGATCTCGATGATTACTAA